A single Pseudomonadota bacterium DNA region contains:
- a CDS encoding chemotaxis response regulator protein-glutamate methylesterase, producing the protein MNKIRVLVVDDSAVVRKVFTEELSREKDIEIVGTAPDPFVARDKIVNLKPDVVTLDVEMPRMDGLTFLKKLMKHFPLPVIIVSSLAKEGGALALEAMDAGAIEVICKPGEAYSVGDMSVQLAEKIRAAARVDMSRWGSGSRKAPAPVQGRFGNLAMADSTNKIIAIGSSTGGTEALARILPQFPPTMPGVLIVQHMPANFTKSFADRLNDLSQISVKEAEDGDSILPGTALLAPGNFHMVMRRSGARYFVNVKTGPLVHHQRPAVDVLFNSVAAYGGKNAIGVILTGMGKDGAQGILKMKEAGAGTIAQNERSCVVYGMPKEAVATGAVDKILDIDDIPAGIIDILSPSKT; encoded by the coding sequence ATGAATAAAATTCGGGTTCTTGTTGTTGACGATTCAGCTGTTGTCCGCAAGGTGTTCACCGAGGAACTCTCCCGGGAGAAGGACATTGAAATCGTTGGTACCGCCCCGGACCCCTTTGTGGCAAGGGACAAAATCGTCAATTTAAAACCCGATGTGGTCACCCTTGATGTTGAAATGCCGAGGATGGATGGGTTGACCTTCCTCAAGAAACTGATGAAGCATTTCCCGTTGCCGGTCATTATTGTCAGTTCTCTGGCCAAAGAGGGGGGCGCTTTGGCCCTTGAGGCCATGGATGCCGGAGCGATAGAGGTCATATGCAAGCCCGGTGAAGCCTATTCTGTCGGCGATATGAGTGTGCAGCTTGCCGAGAAGATACGGGCGGCCGCCAGGGTTGATATGAGTCGCTGGGGGTCGGGTTCCAGGAAGGCCCCGGCCCCTGTCCAGGGGAGATTCGGCAATCTTGCCATGGCCGACAGTACCAATAAAATAATCGCCATCGGGTCTTCAACCGGCGGCACGGAAGCCCTTGCCAGAATTCTTCCCCAGTTTCCTCCGACCATGCCCGGGGTGCTGATCGTCCAGCATATGCCGGCCAATTTTACCAAGAGTTTTGCGGACAGGTTGAACGACCTCAGCCAGATATCGGTCAAGGAGGCGGAAGATGGTGACTCTATCCTTCCCGGCACGGCCCTGCTTGCGCCGGGAAATTTTCACATGGTCATGAGACGGAGCGGTGCCAGGTATTTTGTGAATGTCAAAACCGGGCCCCTGGTCCACCATCAGCGTCCGGCTGTTGATGTATTGTTCAACTCCGTTGCTGCCTATGGTGGAAAAAACGCCATCGGAGTTATCCTTACGGGGATGGGAAAGGACGGGGCGCAGGGAATCCTCAAGATGAAGGAGGCTGGAGCCGGGACCATCGCCCAGAACGAGAGGAGCTGTGTGGTTTACGGGATGCCCAAGGAAGCGGTTGCCACCGGAGCAGTTGACAAGATTCTCGATATTGATGACATCCCGGCCGGGATTATTGACATTCTCTCTCCCTCCAAGACCTGA